CCTCAAGCAGTGAGAGATTTTATACTCGGCAAAAAGTTTGAAGACGGCACTATTATAAAAAAGAAGTTTTACGGAGATGATGCTTTAGTTGAAAGAGCAATAATTACATTAGCAGGTAACAGAGGATTGATGCTTGTAGGAGAGCCAGGAACAGCAAAAACAATGCTTAGCGAATTATTATCTGCAGCCATTAGCGGAAAC
This sequence is a window from Brachyspira sp. SAP_772. Protein-coding genes within it:
- a CDS encoding AAA family ATPase, which gives rise to MPNNNNNQHQKPLMEELYKEELEILKSRDKNLKPKNWKLSPQAVRDFILGKKFEDGTIIKKKFYGDDALVERAIITLAGNRGLMLVGEPGTAKTMLSELLSAAISGN